The following are encoded together in the Lathyrus oleraceus cultivar Zhongwan6 chromosome 3, CAAS_Psat_ZW6_1.0, whole genome shotgun sequence genome:
- the LOC127128552 gene encoding aquaporin NIP2-1, protein MEVFDRRSSSCNLFNVTSELQNHITQKQSMYPPGFPRKVFAEVIGTYLLVFVGSGSAAMNAIDENKVTKLGASLAGGFIVTVMIYAIGHISGAHMNPAVSLAFATITHFPWKQVPFYIAAQLTGAISASYTLRALLEPSKHLGATSPSGSNIQALIIEIVTTFTMVFISTAVATDSKAIGEVAGVAVGSSVCIASIVAGPISGGSMNPARTLGPAIASASYKGIWVYMVGPITGALLGAWSYVVIQETDHKQDIVNLQSPLSLKLHHEMNGIEL, encoded by the exons ATGGAGGTTTTTGACAGAAGATCATCATCATGCAATTTGTTCAATGTTACAAGTGAGCTTCAAAATCATATAACACAAAAGCAATCAATGTACCCTCCTGGCTTTCCAAGAAAG GTATTTGCAGAGGTTATAGGGACATATTTGTTGGTGTTTGTGGGGAGTGGGAGTGCTGCTATGAATGCAATTGATGAAAACAAAGTAACAAAATTGGGAGCTTCACTTGCAGGTGGATTCATTGTAACTGTTATGATTTATGCAATTGGACACATCTCTGGTGCACATATGAATCCAGCTGTTTCCTTAGCTTTTGCCACCATTACTCATTTTCCTTGGAAACAG GTTCCATTTTACATAGCAGCTCAACTCACAGGAGCAATTTCTGCTTCGTACACACTTAGAGCATTGCTAGAGCCATCAAAGCACCTAGGTGCAACATCACCTTCTGGATCAAACATTCAAGCACTTATCATAGAAATTGTCACCACTTTCACCATGGTGTTCATCTCCACTGCTGTCGCAACCGACTCAAAAGCC ATAGGAGAGGTTGCTGGAGTAGCTGTAGGTTCATCTGTTTGCATTGCAAGCATTGTTGCTGG ACCAATTTCCGGGGGATCAATGAACCCAGCAAGAACATTAGGTCCTGCAATTGCTTCCGCATCTTACAAAGGAATTTGGGTTTATATGGTTGGACCAATTACTGGTGCACTTTTAGGTGCATGGTCTTATGTTGTGATTCAAGAGACAGATCATAAACAAGATATTGTAAATTTGCAATCTCCTCTTTCACTCAAGTTACACCATGAGATGAATGGGATTGAGCTATAG